A single region of the Cynocephalus volans isolate mCynVol1 chromosome 12, mCynVol1.pri, whole genome shotgun sequence genome encodes:
- the LOC134360900 gene encoding low molecular weight phosphotyrosine protein phosphatase, translated as MAEQVPKSVLFVCLGNICRSPIAEAVFRKLVTDQNVSDNWRIDSAATSTYEVGNPPDYRGQSCMKRHGIPMSHVARQVTKEDFTTFDYILCMDESNLRDLKRKSNQVKNCKAKIELLGSYDPQKQLIIEDPYYGNDSDFEAVYQQCVRCCSAFLEKAH; from the coding sequence ATGGCCGAGCAGGTTCCCAAGTCGGTGCTGTTCGTGTGCCTGGGTAACATCTGTCGGTCACCGATTGCAGAAGCAGTTTTCAGAAAACTTGTAACTGACCAAAATGTTTCAGATAATTGGAGGATAGACAGTGCAGCGACATCCACGTATGAAGTAGGGAACCCTCCTGATTATCGGGGGCAAAGCTGCATGAAGAGGCATGGTATTCCCATGAGTCACGTAGCCCGGCAGGTGACCAAAGAAGACTTCACCACATTTGATTATATACTGTGTATGGATGAAAGCAATCTGAGGGATTTGAAGAGAAaaagtaatcaagttaaaaacTGCAAAGCTAAAATTGAACTACTTGGGAGCTATGATCCACAAAAACAGCTTATTATTGAAGATCCTTATTATGGGAATGACTCTGACTTTGAGGCGGTGTACCAGCAGTGTGTCAGGTGTTGCTCGGCGTTCCTGGAGAAGGCGCACTGA